In Candidatus Poribacteria bacterium, one DNA window encodes the following:
- a CDS encoding LamG domain-containing protein, with protein sequence MKAQILMMLCIFLCLSFCQVGDTAGGKGNVKQLGETLYVWHFDEGKGKQAKDETAGLVGEFTGNIKWAEGISGSAVQMAGKAGKADFIEVAHSDEIDIDEAITMMAWVYPDELPVGDQVNKFTIFYKNTYYLQIEPGDGKLAYYFYETSSPGYHISDGKVKAKEWSHVAIVWDGKEARFYINGESDGTAIAQKGPGLSRADKPLRFGGENNGCCPRFFQGRIDELMLANYALSEADLQKIVKDTLDVSVRGKLATVWGKLKI encoded by the coding sequence ATGAAAGCTCAGATCCTGATGATGCTGTGCATCTTTCTTTGTTTGTCTTTCTGTCAAGTAGGGGATACTGCAGGCGGAAAAGGCAACGTAAAACAACTCGGTGAGACGTTATATGTCTGGCATTTCGACGAAGGCAAAGGGAAACAGGCGAAAGATGAAACTGCCGGCTTGGTCGGTGAATTCACCGGTAATATAAAGTGGGCTGAAGGCATTTCCGGAAGTGCTGTGCAAATGGCTGGCAAGGCCGGTAAAGCCGATTTCATAGAGGTCGCACACTCCGATGAGATCGATATAGATGAAGCGATTACGATGATGGCGTGGGTTTATCCGGATGAACTTCCAGTGGGGGATCAGGTGAACAAATTTACTATCTTCTACAAGAACACCTATTATCTGCAAATTGAACCTGGAGATGGAAAGCTCGCTTACTATTTCTATGAGACCAGTAGCCCTGGCTACCATATTTCTGATGGCAAGGTGAAGGCGAAAGAGTGGAGCCATGTTGCCATTGTCTGGGATGGGAAGGAAGCCCGTTTCTATATCAATGGGGAATCTGATGGAACTGCTATCGCACAGAAGGGACCGGGTCTGAGCCGGGCAGATAAACCCTTACGGTTCGGCGGCGAGAATAATGGGTGTTGTCCTCGTTTCTTCCAAGGACGTATTGATGAGTTGATGTTAGCCAATTATGCCCTTTCCGAAGCCGATCTCCAGAAAATTGTCAAGGATACGCTTGACGTTTCTGTCCGCGGCAAATTGGCAACGGTATGGGGTAAGCTGAAGATTTAA
- a CDS encoding Gfo/Idh/MocA family oxidoreductase, with amino-acid sequence MKTYGFGIIGCGMISDFHSAAISELEHGRLVAVSSRNAENAKRLTDRYNVDSYADYAEMLKRDDLDIVCVCTPSGAHLEPAVAAAEAGKHVIVEKPLEITLPRCDQIIEACDASGVRLCAIFNSRFTESTQLVKSTIESGRFGKLTLGDAYIKWYRSQEYYDSGGWRGTWDLDGGGALMNQSIHAIDLLQYFMGPVKSVQAFTDTLAHARIEVEDAAVAALRFENGALGVIEGTTAAFPGMLKKTEISGTKGTVVLAEEDIVTWEFDPELPEDAEIREKFAQRTDTGGGASDPRAINHANHRRQMENLINGLEKDASHLVDGREGRKAVEIILAIYQSSREGRPVELPL; translated from the coding sequence ATGAAGACATACGGATTTGGTATTATTGGGTGCGGAATGATTTCCGATTTCCATTCCGCCGCAATTTCTGAATTAGAACACGGTCGACTCGTCGCAGTCAGTTCACGAAATGCTGAGAACGCCAAACGACTCACCGATCGATACAACGTTGACAGTTACGCCGATTATGCGGAGATGCTCAAACGGGACGACTTAGATATCGTTTGCGTCTGTACGCCGAGCGGTGCGCATTTGGAACCCGCCGTCGCTGCAGCGGAGGCCGGTAAACACGTCATCGTTGAAAAACCGCTGGAAATCACGCTACCCCGATGCGATCAAATCATTGAAGCGTGCGACGCATCGGGCGTTCGACTATGCGCTATCTTCAATTCCCGCTTCACGGAAAGTACGCAACTCGTTAAATCGACAATTGAGAGCGGACGGTTCGGCAAGTTAACTTTGGGCGATGCCTACATCAAATGGTACCGTTCCCAAGAGTATTACGACAGCGGCGGTTGGCGAGGCACGTGGGACCTTGATGGCGGCGGTGCGCTCATGAACCAGTCTATCCATGCGATTGACCTTCTCCAGTATTTTATGGGACCCGTTAAATCTGTGCAAGCATTTACTGATACCTTGGCACACGCGCGGATAGAGGTTGAAGATGCCGCTGTTGCCGCGCTCCGATTTGAAAACGGTGCACTCGGTGTCATTGAAGGCACAACTGCTGCTTTTCCCGGCATGCTCAAGAAAACCGAAATCTCTGGCACAAAAGGGACTGTCGTCTTAGCAGAGGAGGACATTGTAACGTGGGAATTCGACCCAGAACTGCCTGAAGATGCGGAGATCCGAGAGAAATTCGCGCAAAGAACAGACACAGGTGGTGGTGCCTCCGATCCAAGGGCTATTAACCATGCCAATCATAGGCGACAAATGGAAAACCTCATTAATGGGCTTGAAAAAGATGCCTCGCATCTCGTTGATGGACGCGAGGGACGCAAAGCCGTTGAGATTATCCTCGCTATCTATCAGTCCAGCCGTGAAGGCCGTCCGGTTGAATTGCCGTTGTGA
- a CDS encoding tetratricopeptide repeat protein gives MEKIMTSNENQVPEHSSTEEQDDEQTPTNKTFRIVCMTFCLAVTVLFLWVWHHQTQFNDHYRKATFLMRNGEAKQAIEAYQKAIKNKARTLFFTKEPSVYNNLGQAYLYDGQYVPAVDHFKKVIAMAPDIAEGYVNLTTAYLRQNLPTDAREWCLRALEIFPKTALLHYNLACAHALEGESQKSVASLTQAVTLNPDLKALAQQEGALKEIVTELP, from the coding sequence ATGGAAAAAATTATGACTTCCAATGAAAATCAAGTTCCAGAGCACTCATCTACAGAAGAGCAGGATGATGAGCAGACACCTACCAATAAAACTTTCAGAATCGTCTGTATGACGTTTTGCCTCGCAGTGACAGTGCTGTTCCTGTGGGTCTGGCATCACCAAACCCAATTCAACGATCACTACCGGAAAGCAACTTTCCTGATGCGTAACGGCGAAGCAAAGCAAGCAATCGAAGCGTATCAGAAGGCAATCAAAAACAAGGCGCGCACCCTCTTTTTTACCAAAGAACCCTCGGTTTACAATAATCTTGGGCAAGCCTATCTATATGACGGGCAATATGTCCCCGCCGTCGATCACTTTAAAAAAGTGATTGCGATGGCACCGGACATCGCGGAAGGCTATGTTAACCTGACAACCGCCTATCTCCGGCAGAACCTCCCTACCGATGCGCGTGAGTGGTGTCTACGTGCCCTCGAAATCTTCCCGAAGACTGCCCTACTTCATTACAATCTTGCGTGCGCTCACGCGTTAGAGGGCGAATCCCAAAAGTCGGTAGCCTCGCTTACGCAAGCCGTAACACTCAACCCGGACCTCAAAGCACTCGCCCAGCAAGAGGGTGCGCTTAAGGAGATCGTAACTGAACTTCCTTAA
- a CDS encoding DUF4292 domain-containing protein, with the protein MVYLQRHLRLTNLSYIQKSNFAVWAKIHAFCLLLVVMAGCIGSTTTTVQLSPASRAELDAILNTLQARYDLTGSLKITRMMVTIEEAERSEELRELLWYKKSENGGELLHIQALGGMNEPRGIAIANQDKNQFLLRLVNEQKAYLGPLSDGVLREIFGVNLRVSDVLSAIFANPFLDGRTADFISVESSGAKSIIKRPGVQTGYVETITLFIREDEPRVTEWQIHDENGTLQQHATFADYREVSGILRPHKVEIERPLEQTRVAVKIAKVELNVEMSDSKFDPEPFLGEDVEIIPLSELRE; encoded by the coding sequence GTGGTTTATTTACAACGTCACCTCAGGCTGACGAATCTCAGTTATATCCAGAAGTCAAATTTCGCTGTATGGGCAAAGATCCACGCGTTTTGTCTCCTTTTGGTAGTCATGGCTGGGTGTATCGGCAGCACAACCACGACGGTTCAATTGTCACCCGCATCCCGCGCGGAATTGGATGCCATTCTCAACACACTGCAAGCGAGATACGATCTGACCGGGTCCTTAAAGATCACCCGAATGATGGTAACGATTGAGGAAGCCGAACGGAGTGAGGAACTTCGAGAACTATTGTGGTATAAAAAATCGGAGAACGGCGGGGAGCTGCTCCACATCCAAGCACTCGGAGGAATGAACGAACCCCGCGGCATCGCAATTGCCAATCAGGACAAAAACCAATTCCTACTCCGGCTTGTGAACGAGCAGAAGGCGTACCTCGGACCGTTATCCGATGGGGTTTTGCGAGAAATTTTCGGTGTCAATCTACGCGTGTCAGATGTGTTGAGTGCAATCTTCGCGAATCCGTTTCTTGACGGACGCACTGCTGACTTCATATCTGTTGAAAGTTCCGGAGCGAAATCCATCATTAAGCGTCCGGGTGTTCAAACCGGATATGTGGAGACCATCACCCTTTTTATTCGCGAGGATGAACCACGAGTTACAGAATGGCAGATTCACGATGAAAATGGCACGCTTCAACAACACGCCACTTTCGCTGATTACCGTGAGGTGAGCGGGATCCTTCGTCCCCACAAGGTGGAAATCGAACGTCCGCTTGAACAGACGCGTGTCGCCGTGAAAATTGCCAAAGTCGAACTGAACGTCGAGATGAGTGACAGTAAATTTGATCCCGAACCCTTTCTGGGCGAGGATGTCGAAATCATTCCATTGTCAGAATTAAGGGAGTAA
- a CDS encoding 4-(cytidine 5'-diphospho)-2-C-methyl-D-erythritol kinase has translation MVQEIRVRAHAKINLYLDVVGKREDGYHNLETIFHSIGLHDDVIIRKQATKGITVYCEHPRVPRDSRNLAYRAANLLSDSVGGIDGIAIDIHKRIPVAAGLAGGSANAAAVLHGVNELFGLNFTQETLRQFGAQLGADVPFCLHGGAALGLGIGDQLTRLPALSDVPLLLLNPGIEISTATAFKKLNFSLTIQKKSGIIIETCLEKGDVMGIGENLYNLLEVPVFCQHPEIAALKTEVSTQTGVCGALMSGSGATVFAVMHNRNAARQSQLHFKNRVSFCTTTVTSPVGVSVH, from the coding sequence ATCGTGCAAGAGATAAGGGTCCGCGCCCATGCGAAAATCAATCTTTATCTGGACGTTGTAGGCAAACGCGAGGATGGCTATCATAACCTCGAAACGATTTTCCATTCAATTGGATTGCACGATGATGTCATCATCCGAAAACAGGCAACGAAGGGTATAACAGTCTACTGTGAACACCCAAGGGTCCCGCGAGATTCACGTAATTTGGCGTATCGTGCGGCGAATCTTCTCAGTGACTCGGTAGGGGGTATCGACGGGATTGCGATCGACATCCATAAACGGATTCCGGTTGCGGCTGGACTCGCCGGGGGAAGCGCGAACGCTGCTGCTGTCCTCCACGGCGTGAACGAACTTTTCGGGCTAAATTTCACACAGGAAACCCTGAGGCAATTTGGGGCACAGTTGGGAGCAGATGTCCCATTCTGTTTGCACGGCGGCGCCGCATTAGGACTCGGCATTGGTGATCAGTTAACACGCCTTCCCGCACTCTCAGACGTACCGCTTCTCCTTTTAAATCCCGGTATTGAAATTTCGACAGCAACTGCCTTTAAGAAATTGAATTTTTCCTTGACAATACAAAAAAAAAGCGGTATAATTATAGAGACTTGTTTGGAGAAGGGTGATGTCATGGGCATCGGGGAAAACCTATACAACCTACTTGAGGTTCCCGTTTTCTGCCAACATCCTGAAATCGCCGCGCTAAAAACTGAGGTATCTACGCAGACTGGGGTTTGTGGTGCGCTGATGTCGGGGAGCGGTGCTACGGTGTTTGCCGTAATGCATAATCGTAACGCAGCACGCCAAAGTCAATTACACTTTAAAAATAGGGTTAGTTTTTGCACAACCACGGTAACCAGTCCCGTCGGTGTGTCTGTACATTAA
- a CDS encoding GIY-YIG nuclease family protein — MGIAAAKPNKHITLKIEKGEKMKVVFKGNETADVSVIQSVSVITASKRIEVHVKRKMGEREEKVFDLPILKGYFKKTWAAEVKKDLERFSKAPDTPIEQVIISRAWGGGCLQVKLDINRDTSERGLARLCWYWMSSNTPKDEELELRMGLSADEIKEVARRDIYKQHVKDLMFKERDAEDYKKWVIKEDPVWLSKRMQLREDTTTELINSVAEKHGIDLSELEGTSTLRPKNMIPNSDLEPERTIGSGNSSVYLYYYPQYKESAESKGEKVWQCKIGRTIDGEADRRIKSQATGLPESPMIGLHIKTDKEKKIERIIHDILKVGGKHIADAPGTEWFLTSPSEVEEIYNSIGES, encoded by the coding sequence ATGGGCATAGCGGCAGCGAAACCCAACAAACACATCACGTTGAAAATAGAAAAAGGAGAAAAAATGAAAGTTGTTTTTAAAGGAAACGAGACTGCCGACGTATCAGTGATACAGTCGGTGTCCGTAATCACTGCCTCTAAACGGATTGAAGTGCATGTTAAGCGTAAGATGGGAGAGAGAGAAGAAAAGGTTTTTGATCTTCCTATTCTCAAGGGTTACTTTAAAAAAACTTGGGCTGCAGAAGTAAAAAAAGACTTGGAGAGATTTTCCAAAGCACCAGACACGCCGATAGAGCAAGTAATAATCTCGCGTGCCTGGGGAGGAGGTTGTTTGCAAGTTAAACTTGATATCAACAGGGATACTTCTGAACGGGGACTTGCACGCTTATGCTGGTACTGGATGTCGAGCAATACCCCTAAAGATGAGGAGTTGGAGCTTAGAATGGGACTTAGTGCTGATGAGATTAAAGAGGTCGCCCGTAGGGATATCTATAAACAGCATGTCAAGGATCTAATGTTTAAGGAACGAGATGCCGAAGATTACAAGAAGTGGGTAATAAAGGAAGATCCCGTATGGCTTAGCAAGCGTATGCAATTACGTGAAGACACTACCACTGAACTCATCAACTCTGTCGCTGAGAAGCATGGCATAGATTTAAGCGAACTGGAAGGCACTTCGACACTCCGTCCTAAAAATATGATCCCGAATTCTGATTTAGAGCCTGAAAGGACTATCGGCTCCGGTAACAGTTCGGTTTACCTTTACTATTACCCACAGTATAAAGAGAGTGCCGAATCCAAAGGTGAAAAGGTTTGGCAGTGCAAGATCGGTAGAACTATAGACGGCGAAGCAGATAGAAGAATAAAATCTCAGGCTACTGGGCTTCCGGAAAGTCCAATGATCGGTCTCCATATTAAAACTGATAAGGAAAAGAAAATAGAGCGAATCATACACGATATTCTGAAGGTCGGAGGAAAACACATAGCGGATGCCCCCGGAACAGAATGGTTTCTGACTTCTCCAAGTGAAGTCGAAGAAATATACAACTCCATTGGAGAAAGTTGA
- a CDS encoding zinc-binding dehydrogenase, producing MEGFCLGVSPRSTGRDIKVLTCLTEPQGNLKNRTVRKLKNMKAGQIVAPRQIEIVDIEQPNLADYPDGTVMIKTVHSAICGTDMPAFVLEHPAESYPLGAGLSIHEAIGIVTESTSDKFKAGDEVLALPRYIGGLSEYFLSDESVTLPLTDFPRKDCILMSQPLGTVVWACRKLPNLLNLDTVVMGQGPMGLLFTHLLSNLGAKTVITTDLVDFRLAVSKKMRATHTINTAKEDLIAVIEEITEGRMADLVIEVVGHQTETINECLSLLKRDGTLLAFGVPDDQIYDFHFADFFRKNIRFIGSVGPDAPNDFPLAMDMIAQGRLDVSPIITHHLPFTEAQLGFEMALNKKHEAIKIVFDYE from the coding sequence ATGGAGGGGTTTTGCTTGGGCGTTTCCCCTAGGTCTACGGGAAGGGACATCAAAGTCTTAACCTGCCTTACCGAACCGCAAGGAAACTTAAAAAACCGAACCGTAAGGAAACTTAAAAATATGAAAGCTGGGCAAATCGTTGCACCACGTCAGATCGAAATTGTTGATATAGAACAACCGAACCTCGCCGATTACCCCGATGGCACAGTGATGATAAAAACCGTCCATAGCGCCATCTGCGGTACCGACATGCCAGCGTTCGTCCTCGAACACCCAGCGGAGAGTTATCCGCTTGGCGCGGGACTTTCGATCCACGAGGCAATCGGCATCGTTACAGAAAGCACATCGGACAAATTTAAAGCCGGAGACGAGGTCCTCGCACTTCCACGCTACATCGGCGGACTTTCAGAATACTTCCTATCGGACGAAAGTGTCACGTTGCCGTTGACAGATTTCCCGAGAAAAGACTGCATCCTGATGTCTCAACCGCTTGGAACCGTTGTTTGGGCATGTCGGAAACTGCCGAACCTTCTTAATCTCGACACCGTCGTTATGGGACAGGGACCGATGGGACTCCTCTTTACACATCTGTTGAGCAATCTCGGTGCGAAGACAGTGATTACGACAGATCTCGTCGATTTCCGACTCGCAGTTTCCAAGAAGATGCGTGCCACCCACACGATTAACACCGCTAAGGAAGATCTCATCGCTGTCATTGAGGAAATTACAGAGGGCAGGATGGCGGATCTGGTGATTGAGGTCGTTGGGCACCAAACGGAAACCATTAACGAGTGTCTTTCACTTCTGAAGCGAGATGGGACACTTCTCGCCTTCGGGGTCCCGGACGACCAAATTTACGATTTCCATTTCGCAGATTTCTTCCGGAAAAATATTAGATTCATCGGTTCCGTCGGACCGGATGCACCGAACGACTTCCCACTAGCGATGGACATGATTGCGCAAGGACGTTTAGATGTGTCCCCAATTATCACACATCATCTGCCCTTTACAGAAGCGCAACTCGGATTCGAAATGGCACTGAACAAGAAGCATGAGGCAATTAAGATAGTTTTTGACTATGAATAG
- a CDS encoding 3'(2'),5'-bisphosphate nucleotidase produces the protein MTNQKSFSLPKVQTAIDAVIKAMRLCEQVQAEMVPTDAIQKTDRSPVTVADFGSQALICKAIGDAFPDDVIVAEENAQALKENTSLLERVTGYVNRFFHQGTPHSAETVCEWIDRGSGEVGPNFWTLDPIDGTKGFLRRDQYAIALAYIVDGTVQLGVLGCPNLTDGNAERGCLFVAIRGEGTRLYTKTGDFIEQVHVSEAVHRFAESVESTHGDSDAHSRIANALGITESPVRMDSQAKYGIVSRGEASLYIRLPNPTYPDYRECIWDHAAGLIVVEEAGGTVTDANGAPLNFLTGKRMHENRGIVATNGKLHQHVLKALAKL, from the coding sequence ATGACAAATCAAAAATCGTTTTCGCTGCCAAAAGTACAAACTGCCATTGACGCTGTGATAAAAGCCATGCGACTCTGCGAACAGGTGCAAGCCGAAATGGTGCCAACAGATGCAATCCAAAAGACAGACCGGAGTCCCGTAACCGTCGCAGACTTCGGATCGCAGGCACTGATATGCAAGGCAATCGGCGATGCTTTTCCCGACGACGTTATCGTCGCTGAGGAAAACGCACAGGCACTGAAAGAGAATACGTCCCTCTTAGAACGCGTCACAGGTTACGTGAACCGATTTTTTCACCAAGGCACACCCCACTCAGCAGAGACCGTCTGTGAATGGATTGATCGCGGAAGTGGTGAAGTTGGACCGAACTTCTGGACACTTGACCCAATTGATGGCACAAAAGGCTTCCTTCGCCGCGATCAATACGCAATCGCTCTGGCTTATATTGTCGATGGCACTGTTCAACTCGGCGTTTTAGGATGCCCAAACTTGACGGATGGAAACGCAGAACGCGGATGTCTCTTTGTCGCTATCCGCGGTGAAGGCACGCGGCTCTACACGAAAACGGGAGACTTTATAGAGCAAGTCCATGTATCGGAAGCGGTACATCGCTTCGCAGAAAGTGTCGAGTCCACGCATGGAGACAGTGACGCACACAGTAGGATAGCGAATGCCCTTGGAATTACAGAATCGCCTGTCCGCATGGACAGCCAAGCGAAGTACGGCATCGTTTCTCGTGGCGAAGCGTCGCTCTATATCCGTCTTCCGAACCCGACTTATCCAGATTACCGCGAATGCATCTGGGACCATGCCGCAGGACTTATCGTCGTTGAGGAAGCAGGCGGCACGGTAACAGACGCGAACGGCGCGCCCCTTAACTTTTTGACAGGAAAGCGGATGCATGAGAACCGCGGGATCGTCGCGACCAATGGAAAACTTCATCAACACGTTTTAAAGGCATTAGCGAAGTTGTAA
- a CDS encoding LamG domain-containing protein: MKTVITVFCLITLSLSVNVWALNDDKALMLYFTFDEDEGGKVTDVSGNNIEGTFEGAVWSKDGKIGGAVHLEDNGRFVEVDAVPELDITDAITIQAWFFPEESQGDSNLMGRRSSANVGGYCLQWSAQFTGSPQIETWINIGGWKGSRNKQTIKPDLEEWHHVSSTYDGDMIRQYIDGKLDVEFAPPKGKINSIEVVFRIGKAQTGLPGMVGLVDEVAIYNRALTVDEINQDMENGVYFAVSPNDKLATTWGKLKM; the protein is encoded by the coding sequence ATGAAAACGGTTATCACAGTTTTTTGTCTCATTACACTCAGTCTGAGTGTCAATGTGTGGGCGTTAAACGATGACAAGGCGCTCATGTTGTACTTTACGTTCGACGAGGACGAGGGTGGCAAGGTGACAGATGTAAGTGGCAATAACATCGAAGGCACCTTTGAGGGGGCGGTCTGGTCGAAAGACGGAAAAATCGGCGGTGCTGTCCACCTTGAAGATAACGGGAGGTTTGTAGAGGTTGATGCAGTCCCCGAACTCGACATTACCGATGCTATCACAATTCAGGCGTGGTTTTTCCCGGAGGAATCCCAAGGCGACTCGAACCTAATGGGGCGTAGAAGTTCGGCGAATGTCGGTGGCTATTGTCTCCAGTGGAGTGCGCAGTTTACCGGTTCCCCACAAATTGAGACGTGGATTAACATTGGCGGGTGGAAGGGTTCTCGCAATAAACAGACCATTAAGCCCGACTTGGAGGAATGGCACCATGTCTCTTCTACCTACGATGGCGATATGATCCGTCAATATATTGATGGCAAGTTGGATGTCGAATTCGCGCCACCGAAGGGAAAAATTAACAGCATTGAAGTGGTTTTCCGGATCGGTAAGGCACAAACGGGGTTGCCCGGTATGGTTGGCTTGGTCGATGAGGTTGCTATCTACAACCGCGCCCTTACTGTTGATGAGATTAACCAGGATATGGAAAACGGCGTTTACTTTGCTGTGTCGCCCAACGACAAGCTTGCCACAACGTGGGGTAAGTTGAAGATGTAA
- a CDS encoding GerMN domain-containing protein, giving the protein MKKVKHNSSAGFSRFLVIWGITLVLIAVGLGVTLFLIGRSEQSVIPIAPPPLPIAANPSDIPPPPQEVNLFLLDTTALALVPVKTERRLHTELTKRLSQIITALIQETPPNFRNTIPSGTVLNEAYIDSQHTAYLDFSSHLTDGHIGGTTAELWTVTAILKTVFDAFPDEIEQVQILIEGEEVKTLAGHLNLSQPLHLLQ; this is encoded by the coding sequence ATTAAAAAAGTGAAACATAACAGTAGTGCTGGGTTTTCAAGATTTTTAGTGATATGGGGAATAACCTTGGTTCTCATCGCAGTTGGCCTCGGTGTGACCCTATTTCTGATTGGACGCTCAGAGCAATCGGTAATTCCGATCGCCCCACCACCGTTGCCCATCGCCGCGAACCCATCAGATATACCACCACCCCCACAAGAGGTGAATCTATTTCTCCTCGATACCACTGCGCTGGCACTTGTTCCCGTTAAAACCGAACGACGTCTCCATACCGAGCTTACCAAACGCTTGAGTCAGATAATCACAGCACTCATCCAAGAAACACCGCCCAATTTCAGAAACACGATCCCGAGTGGAACGGTCCTAAACGAAGCCTATATTGATAGTCAACACACCGCATATTTGGACTTTTCAAGCCATCTTACCGATGGGCATATCGGTGGGACAACAGCAGAACTTTGGACCGTCACGGCAATTCTCAAAACCGTATTCGACGCATTTCCTGATGAAATTGAACAGGTTCAGATTTTAATTGAGGGCGAGGAAGTGAAAACGCTCGCAGGACACCTCAATCTTTCGCAGCCTTTACATCTACTTCAATAG
- a CDS encoding aminoacyl-tRNA hydrolase, whose protein sequence is MKLIVGLGNPGIRYEQTKHNVGFRVIDALLQTWKSSAGELQRNSICKSFVMQTTRQDLPIILAKPMTYMNNSGTAVAALIRQFEISPSELCVVYDDIHLDLGVLRMRQKGSDGGQKGMKSIIHHLGTTAFPRLRIGIGEPIGDLTDYVLTSFTEDEEIEIAHTIDRAVDAIETFVKDDILTAMNQFNRR, encoded by the coding sequence ATGAAACTTATTGTTGGACTCGGCAATCCAGGGATACGCTATGAGCAGACCAAACATAACGTCGGTTTCCGTGTGATTGATGCCCTACTACAGACATGGAAATCCTCCGCTGGAGAACTTCAAAGGAATTCAATTTGCAAATCATTCGTTATGCAGACGACACGGCAGGACCTACCGATTATCCTCGCGAAGCCGATGACCTACATGAACAACAGTGGCACTGCTGTCGCCGCACTCATCAGGCAGTTTGAGATTTCACCCTCGGAATTGTGCGTCGTCTACGATGACATTCACTTAGACCTCGGTGTGCTTCGGATGCGGCAGAAGGGGAGTGATGGCGGTCAAAAAGGAATGAAATCCATTATTCATCATTTGGGCACGACCGCATTTCCACGCTTACGCATTGGCATCGGCGAACCCATCGGTGACTTAACCGATTATGTCCTTACAAGTTTTACAGAAGACGAAGAAATCGAAATAGCACATACCATCGATCGTGCCGTTGATGCCATTGAGACCTTCGTCAAAGATGATATTCTTACAGCAATGAACCAATTCAATAGACGGTGA
- a CDS encoding 50S ribosomal protein L25, protein MQQAKLEAQQRNAFGKQSARDLRKEGGVPAVLYGRAQDTLAIQLDARTFRQFLRTYGENVIINMAVGAGDTETVIIKEIQRHPVDKHRLLHADFIRISLDEPVTSAVPVVLVGNPPGVQQGGVLEVPLRQVALHCLPMQMPNDITIDVSPLEIGDAVHISDLVLDEEIDILDEPERIIAMVSQPRIQLEEELAEAEDGEGEGEEAAEEPTEPEVISRRRDDDDE, encoded by the coding sequence ATGCAACAAGCAAAATTAGAAGCTCAACAACGCAACGCCTTCGGCAAACAGAGTGCTCGGGATCTTCGGAAAGAGGGCGGAGTCCCCGCCGTGCTGTACGGTCGCGCACAAGACACCTTGGCAATCCAACTCGACGCGCGAACCTTCAGACAGTTCCTACGAACGTACGGTGAAAACGTCATCATCAATATGGCAGTCGGTGCAGGCGACACTGAAACTGTCATTATCAAAGAAATTCAACGCCATCCGGTAGATAAACATAGACTACTCCATGCGGATTTTATTAGAATCTCTTTGGATGAACCTGTGACCTCAGCCGTGCCCGTCGTTCTTGTAGGCAATCCTCCCGGTGTTCAACAGGGCGGTGTTCTTGAAGTCCCGCTTCGCCAAGTGGCCCTTCACTGCCTACCCATGCAAATGCCGAACGACATCACCATTGATGTCAGTCCCTTGGAAATCGGTGACGCCGTCCATATCAGCGACTTAGTCTTGGACGAGGAAATTGACATCTTAGATGAACCAGAGCGAATCATTGCGATGGTGAGCCAACCGCGCATCCAACTTGAAGAAGAATTAGCAGAGGCTGAAGATGGCGAAGGAGAAGGGGAAGAAGCCGCTGAAGAGCCTACGGAACCAGAAGTTATTTCCCGTAGACGCGATGACGACGACGAATAG